One Leptospira bouyouniensis DNA window includes the following coding sequences:
- a CDS encoding DUF1574 domain-containing protein, giving the protein MKSKPFLFYPVVLFLFIFLVDKIFLLPIFHDEFLQAGNSVFYFQRKVLKDRLLKDPELREKKLSLVFGDSRSYPFSYLGIPEPHNKNWTLYNFSSPQGIPMNSYIQFQQILDSGITPDFVILSLSPEAFDDSKGFILSPFLRMGCDKRCIDTVWEDLPFKEKWYYILDHVFAIRSIEFNLSLFTSRLKHGKMREYKSAYNQEYQLINYTKGEYLMYGVHANPIEKIKNDTIRIGNLYMRSFELGKSQIPYLEKILKITQDKKIKTLVVWPKVFPGYYSYYEKFHIKEVWWSPIEVLAKQYGANTLNWNIPNTCDLFNDASHQSALCFEGQMKEIWIKYAER; this is encoded by the coding sequence TTGAAATCAAAACCATTTTTATTTTACCCAGTTGTTCTTTTTTTATTTATCTTCTTAGTAGATAAAATTTTTTTATTACCAATCTTTCATGATGAATTTCTGCAAGCGGGTAATTCTGTTTTTTATTTCCAAAGAAAGGTTTTAAAAGATCGTCTTCTCAAAGACCCAGAATTAAGAGAAAAAAAACTCTCCCTGGTATTTGGCGACTCTAGGTCCTATCCTTTTTCATACTTAGGGATCCCTGAACCACATAACAAAAATTGGACCTTATATAATTTCAGTAGCCCACAGGGAATTCCAATGAATTCCTATATCCAATTCCAACAAATTTTGGATTCAGGTATCACACCTGATTTTGTTATCCTTTCACTGAGCCCTGAGGCATTTGATGACTCCAAAGGATTTATCCTTTCTCCTTTTTTAAGGATGGGTTGTGACAAACGTTGCATTGATACCGTTTGGGAAGACCTTCCATTCAAAGAAAAATGGTATTACATTTTAGATCATGTTTTTGCGATACGTAGCATCGAGTTTAATTTATCACTTTTTACTTCCAGACTCAAACATGGGAAAATGAGAGAATACAAATCAGCATACAATCAGGAATACCAACTGATCAATTATACGAAAGGTGAGTATCTCATGTATGGTGTACATGCAAACCCAATTGAAAAAATAAAAAATGATACAATTCGTATTGGGAATTTGTATATGAGATCTTTCGAATTAGGTAAGTCTCAAATTCCCTATTTAGAGAAAATTCTAAAGATTACTCAGGATAAAAAAATTAAAACTTTAGTCGTTTGGCCTAAGGTTTTCCCTGGTTATTACTCATATTATGAAAAATTCCACATAAAAGAAGTTTGGTGGAGTCCAATAGAAGTATTGGCTAAACAATATGGTGCTAATACTCTCAATTGGAATATTCCAAATACTTGTGATTTGTTCAATGATGCTTCCCACCAATCGGCATTATGTTTTGAAGGTCAGATGAAAGAGATTTGGATAAAGTACGCTGAAAGATAG
- a CDS encoding HPP family protein: MVAKRNKLSYRFAIWSFISSTVSIWSILIVTNLSGHTLLIGSFGATAVLLFAVPDAPLSQPRNLIGGHILSACIAVILVYTIGTNFFTIGLSVGLSILVMYLTHTLHPPGGATALIGVIGGVGVDFIFFPVMVGVIVLLCNALIVNNLVHHRKYPVAWF; this comes from the coding sequence CTGGTTGCAAAACGAAATAAACTTTCATACCGATTTGCCATTTGGAGTTTTATCAGTAGTACGGTATCAATTTGGTCGATACTCATTGTTACAAATTTATCTGGTCATACTTTGCTCATTGGTTCCTTCGGAGCCACCGCCGTTTTATTATTTGCTGTGCCTGATGCTCCACTTTCACAACCTAGGAATCTTATCGGAGGTCATATACTCTCAGCATGTATTGCTGTGATCCTAGTTTATACCATCGGTACAAATTTTTTTACAATTGGTTTATCAGTTGGATTATCAATTCTTGTTATGTATTTAACTCATACCTTACACCCACCTGGTGGTGCGACTGCACTTATTGGTGTGATAGGTGGGGTTGGTGTGGATTTTATTTTTTTTCCAGTTATGGTTGGAGTAATAGTACTTTTATGTAATGCTCTGATTGTGAATAATTTGGTACACCACCGGAAATATCCGGTGGCATGGTTTTAG
- the fsa gene encoding fructose-6-phosphate aldolase: protein MNLFLDTANIDEIKKVHELGLLDGITTNPSIIAKSGRKFTEVIKEICSFVKGPVSAEVLATDAPTMIKEGLELSKIAENVVVKVPLIPEGMKAVKAFAEQGIQTNVTLCFTANQALLAAKAGATFISPFVGRLDDVGYDGLELISEIREIYDNYGIETQILAASVRHPIHFKEVALRGADCVTLPYSVFEMLFKHPLTDSGLAKFVEDSKKLNW, encoded by the coding sequence ATGAATTTATTTTTAGACACAGCCAACATAGACGAAATCAAAAAAGTCCATGAATTAGGTTTACTTGACGGGATTACGACAAACCCTTCTATCATCGCGAAATCAGGTCGCAAATTCACAGAAGTCATCAAAGAAATCTGTAGTTTCGTAAAAGGTCCAGTGAGTGCAGAGGTTCTAGCAACAGATGCACCCACCATGATCAAAGAAGGTTTAGAACTTTCTAAAATTGCTGAAAACGTTGTTGTGAAAGTCCCTCTCATCCCTGAAGGCATGAAAGCTGTGAAAGCGTTTGCAGAACAAGGCATTCAAACAAATGTTACACTTTGTTTCACTGCAAACCAAGCATTACTCGCTGCAAAAGCTGGTGCTACGTTTATCTCGCCTTTTGTCGGTCGATTGGATGATGTCGGATATGATGGATTAGAACTTATTTCTGAAATCCGCGAAATTTACGACAACTACGGAATCGAAACTCAAATTCTTGCAGCATCTGTGCGCCATCCGATCCACTTCAAAGAAGTGGCTTTACGAGGAGCCGATTGTGTAACTTTACCTTATTCGGTTTTTGAAATGTTATTCAAACACCCACTGACTGACAGTGGACTTGCTAAATTCGTAGAAGATTCAAAAAAATTAAACTGGTAA